The genome window AATGGCTCCTGCTACAAATGCCTCAATTGCGGCGCGACTAGCGGATGTTCGTGATTGCCGCTCGTCTTCAACGCGAGCAGTGAGAGCCGGAGAGATCGTCAAAAGCCGAGTGGGGCATCGACGATGCCCCACCAAAAGAAGAGACGTATGCAAGCCACGAAGATCCGTCCCAAAGTGTATACCGTCGCCGAGATTGCCCAGATATTCGCCGTCTCCCCGCGGGTGGTGCGCGACCTCATTCGTAAAGGCGAACTCCCTGCCCTGCGCATCGGTCGCACCTATCGCATTCCACGCAAAGCCGCCGATGCCTATCTGGCTCGCGCCATGCCCCCGGCTGCTCGTGCGGCAGCAAAATCCCGCATACGACTCGACGACGAACAGAGCGGCTTCTTGTTTCCGGTCGGCACGATGCAGTAAGCTAGCGCGCCGATCGCTTCCATCACTCTCTCTTCCCGCGGTCGAGTGCCATGAAACAGCGATTCCGCTATGCCCTCCATCATTGCCGGTGCACGAGCGAAAGGCTGCTACGTTGAAAAACGG of Deltaproteobacteria bacterium contains these proteins:
- a CDS encoding helix-turn-helix domain-containing protein, which translates into the protein MPHQKKRRMQATKIRPKVYTVAEIAQIFAVSPRVVRDLIRKGELPALRIGRTYRIPRKAADAYLARAMPPAARAAAKSRIRLDDEQSGFLFPVGTMQ